A genome region from Schistocerca nitens isolate TAMUIC-IGC-003100 chromosome 4, iqSchNite1.1, whole genome shotgun sequence includes the following:
- the LOC126253613 gene encoding cuticle protein 63-like, whose translation MKTLIILSVVLAVAVAKPGYLGAGLLGAGLAAPAIAAPAAIAAPVAVAAPAAIAAAPAYAVGPPALIGGIAPSIAALGPVVAGAPGALAAAAHLQAKAALLG comes from the coding sequence ATCATTCTGAGCGTGGTGCTGGCCGTGGCTGTGGCGAAGCCCGGTTACCTGGGGGCTGGACTGCTGGGTGCTGGTCTGGCAGCCCCGGccatcgccgcccccgccgccatcGCCGCCCCAGTCGctgtcgccgcccccgccgccatcgccgccgcccccgcctacgCCGTCGGTCCCCCCGCGCTGATCGGCGGCATCGCGCCCTCGATCGCCGCCCTCGGTCCAGTGGTGGCTGGAGCCCCTGGAGCCCTGGCTGCCGCCGCCCACCTGCAGGCCAAGGCTGCCCTGCTGGGCTGA